From the Lolium rigidum isolate FL_2022 chromosome 2, APGP_CSIRO_Lrig_0.1, whole genome shotgun sequence genome, one window contains:
- the LOC124688992 gene encoding aspartic proteinase nepenthesin-1-like, protein MKNPSVMLPCVLFLAIFFARPAASTTLRADLTHVDSGRGFTKRELLTRMAARSTARAASLGASAQAATAPVASGGSEYLVHLGVGTPSQQAVALVLDTGSDLIWTQCACTASNCYQQALPVFKPSASGTFGTVSCTDPICGPKGGLQNYGCSKDNLCRYGYSYGDKSFTIGTIIEDTFAFSGSAVPSLRFGCGMKNGGRFTPNESGIAGFGRGPLSLPSQLNVDRFSYCLTTIGDQGSSTVFLGTPDNLGANAQSTPFAPTPASGGTSSFYYLSLQGISVGKTLLPLTASRSDGPIIDSGTSITIFPEAVFQSLREAFVSQVPLPVANASASPIPGMLCFSTAQAADPKKVPVPKLILHLEGADWDIPTQNYLLEVEDDKGNAGALLCVVILSSGDLDMTIIGNFQQQNTHIVYDLQANKMNFAPARCNQL, encoded by the coding sequence ATGAAGAACCCATCAGTGATGCTACCCTGCGTTCTCTTCCTAGCCATCTTCTTCGCGCGACCTGCCGCTTCGACGACCTTGCGCGCCGACCTCACACACGTCGACAGCGGCCGCGGCTTCACCAAGCGCGAGCTGCTCACCCGGATGGCCGCTCGCTCGACGGCGCGTGCGGCCAGCCTCGGCGCCAGTGCTCAGGCAGCGACCGCGCCCGTGGCCAGCGGTGGTTCCGAATACCTAGTCCACTTGGGCGTCGGCACGCCAAGCCAGCAGGCCGTGGCACTGGTGCTGGACACCGGCAGCGACCTTATCTGGACGCAGTGCGCTTGCACAGCGTCAAACTGCTATCAGCAGGCGCTCCCGGTGTTCAAGCCCTCCGCCTCCGGCACCTTCGGCACAGTGTCGTGCACCGACCCTATCTGCGGCCCCAAGGGGGGCCTCCAGAACTACGGGTGCAGCAAGGATAACCTCTGCCGCTACGGCTACTCCTACGGCGACAAATCCTTTACGATAGGAACGATCATCGAGGACACCTTCGCCTTCAGCGGCTCGGCAGTGCCCAGCCTCCGTTTCGGCTGTGGCATGAAGAACGGCGGCCGCTTCACGCCCAACGAGTCCGGCATCGCTGGCTTCGGCCGAGGGCCCCTGTCGCTGCCTTCGCAGCTCAATGTTGACAGGTTCTCCTATTGCCTCACCACCATAGGAGATCAGGGGAGCAGCACTGTGTTTCTGGGCACGCCGGACAACCTCGGTGCAAACGCCCAATCCACCCCGTTCGCACCAACCCCTGCGAGCGGGGGCACCTCGTCCTTCTACTACCTTTCGCTCCAAGGCATCTCTGTCGGCAAGACTCTGCTTCCGTTGACAGCGTCTCGATCCGACGGGCCGATCATTGACTCCGGCACGAGCATCACAATCTTCCCGGAGGCTGTCTTCCAGAGCCTCCGGGAGGCTTTCGTGTCACAAGTGCCTCTCCCTGTCGCCAACGCCTCGGCCTCGCCTATCCCCGGCATGTTGTGCTTCTCCACAGCGCAGGCAGCGGACCCGAAGAAAGTGCCCGTGCCGAAGCTCATCCTCCACCTGGAGGGCGCCGACTGGGACATTCCCACACAAAACTACTTGCTGGAGGTCGAGGATGACAAGGGAAACGCTGGCGCTCTACTGTGCGTGGTGATACTTTCGTCGGGCGACCTCGACATGACGATCATAGGCAACTTCCAGCAGCAGAACACGCACATCGTCTACGACCTGCAGGCCAATAAGATGAACTTCGCGCCGGCGAGATGCAACCAGCTCTAA